In the genome of Mycolicibacterium rufum, the window CCACTTCCCCTCCGAGCAGGCCGCCCTCAAGTGCCTCTATCTGGTCACCCGATCACTGGACCCGACCGGTGCAGGCAGGGCACGATGGACGATGCGGTGGAAACCTGCCCTGAATGCGTTCGCGATCACCTTCGCCGATCGATTCCCGGCAGCCGAAACCTACTGATGAAAACCGCCGGAAACACCGTTAGCGAGATAGTCCCCCGGTCGTCAAGGACGTGTGATGGGTGGCCCACAGGTACAGCGAGACCACGCTAGACATCCCAGGACCGTAAGTTGTCAAGCGGCCTTGGCGTCGGGGGTGGTTTGGCGGTGTGCCCAGGCTTTGTGCTCGTCGTAGGCGGTGTGGTGGCGCAGGCAGCCGTGCAGGATGCCGACGAGGCGGTTACCGAGGGCACGTAGGGCTTGGTGGTGGGTATCGCCGGCGGCGCGGTGCTGGTCATAGAACGCGCGGGCACCGGGACTGTTGGTCAGGGCGCAGAAGGCCCATTGGTCGATCACGTCGTAGAGGCGGCGGTTGCGGACGTGGCGGGCCAGCACGGCGCGTTTCTTGCCCGACGCGACGGTCAATGGCGATGTTCCGGCGTAGTTTTTGCGAGACTTGGCGGTGGTGTAGCGGTTCGGGTCGTCCCCGAACTCACCGAGCACCCGGGCGCCGAGGGTGACACCGAGTCCTGGCAGGGAGAGGTAGATGTCGGCGTCCGGGTGTGCCTCAAAATGTGTTGCCAACTGGGCCTCGAGATCGGCGATCTGATGGTTGAGCTCGGCGATGATGGCGACCGCAGCGCGGGTGCTCGCCCCGAATGCGGCGGTGACCGCGGGCGCGGCGGCGAGCTGCTCGACGCGCAGCGCGGTCTGAATCTCTAGGGCCCTGGCATCGAGGTTGCGTTGTCGCCCCGCGGCTTTGAGTGCCGATCGGATCTTGGAGATGCTCAAACGGGCGGCCTCGGCCGGGGTGGGAGCGCGACCCAGGATGGCCAGGGCATCGCGGTCAGACAGCGAGTCGAAGGCCTCCAACGCGCCCGGGTAGTACTCCCGCAACGCACTGCGCAGCGTGTTGGTGTTGCGGTTGCGCGCCCAGATCAGGTTCTGATGCGCCCGGGCCAGCACCTTGACCGCCTCCACGTCGGGGCTGTCCCCGGCGATCGGGCGGTGGTTGTGGCGGTCGGTGCGCACCAGATCGGCCAACAGTTTGGCGTCGGCGGCATCGGACTTCGCGCCTGAGACCTGGTGGCGGTCGCGGTAGCGGGCCACCGCGAGCGGGTTGACCGAGAACACCTGGTAGCCGGCTGCGGCCAGCGCTTGTACCCACAGGCCGCGGTCGGTTTCGATGCCGATCACCACCTGGGTGGGTTCCTCGGCGTGGGTGGCCACCAGTTCGTGGAACCCACCGACCCCGGCAAGTCCCTCCGGGAGCCGACGCGAGGCCAGTGTGGTCCCGTCGGCGCTCATCAAATGGATGTCGTGGTGGTCCTCGGCCCAATCGTCTCCAACGAAGATCGTCAACTCGCCTCCCTGCTCGATGGGGGTGAAACCTGTTCGAGCCGAAGGCCACCCGGCGGCAACCTAATGGATCAGTGCTCGCATCGGCACGACACCCCATCAGCGCTATAGGCGACCTCACCAACCGGCCGGGGCACGATCTAGCGCTAGGAATCGAACTGCATTCCAGGCCGACACAGTGCTCACCGACCAGCGGCTCGGTGACCAGCGTCCCCTCAACAGATCGCTATCGGGTGAAAACTCGCTGATCGACTCCCATTAGGCCCGACACCGGACACGCAGGGCCACCCGGACCACCGCCGTGCAGACGCGGCGTCCGGTATCGCCTGCCAAGGAGTCTGTCGGCATGCCAACAGCACGGCGGTGACCGCATCCCGCTCGCCACCAGACGATGCGAAGGTGCGGACGTCGGGAAAGCACCGCCGCCGGTCACGGCCGGGGTGCCCCGACAGCCACGCCGCAGCGCGATACAGCACGCCCAGATCCACCGACCCACCATTACGTGACGTGTCGGCGTCCACGCCGCCATCGACGTTCCCGATGAGATCCGCACGGCGCAGATAGCCGACGCCATGATCGGTGGGCAGGCCGTCGACATCGCGGCCGACGATCCGGGTGGGGATCGCGTGCCGAGCCAGACGGGCATTCCACCACTCCAGATCCACCTCGGCCATGTCATCGCACACACTCACCCCGACGTCCTGGCCACGACACCACGCCACACACTCCGCCGGCACCACCAGGTCCCCACCGTCGTCCACCCGTCAATGCTCACACCCACCACCGACACACCCCCGAAGACGTCTGGCACATTGGCACAACGTGCACGCCGGTCGCGGTCGCGTCCGGGAGCCCAACACCGGCCGGTCACCCGCGCCCTCGCTCCGCCACCCTCCACCGCTGCTCACAAGCCCATTCGTGTCCGTTCGAACCGGTCCACCGTGTCCTTGCCACCCCGTCCCCGGCCTGACCGTCTGCTGCCGCCCATCCCCGTCCACGCCACGGGCCTTCCCGAGCTCACCGCCGAACCACACACCTTTTGCATTCAGGTCGCGAAACCATCACATAGCGTCCCAGACGAAATAGAATGACGGTCACAACTGGGAACGGAAGGGGGCGGCGTGGACGGCACGAACACCGACGCGGACCCGGCGGCTCTGGCCGCCAGAGTCGACACCACCCGGACCTGTCCGCGGTGCGGAACGGTCTTCGACATGCCCGACCGCGGGCGGGGTCGGCGCCCGGTGTGGTGCTCGGGGGCGTGCCGCCGGCTGGCCTCCGCAGAGCGGGTCGCCGCCCGCAACGCCGGGTCGGCAGTGACGGTGGTGGAGGTGCCGCGATCCCATCGCCCCGACTCCGATGCCCGGCTGGCGATCCCGTCAATGGGCACCCTGGCGCGGTTGTTCTTGAGCTCCCCGGTGCACTGCCGCCAGCTCTTGGACACCCTGATCTACAGGTACACCCACGACACTTTGCACACCGAACTGCGCGCCGACATGGAGGACTTCGCCGTCTCGATTGCCCGCCAGCACGCCCTGGACCAGGAACCCGAATACCGGGCTGCCCGCGGTGACGTCCAGCGGCTACGCCGCCACCTTCAGGCCGACGCCGACAGGGCCGAGGAGCGCCGCCGCGAGGTGGCCACCCTGCGCGCTGAGTCGTTGGCCCAAACAACCCTCATTGCCGAGTTGCGGGCGGAATTGGCGCACCCCACCATCCCCATGCTGGAGACCAGCGACGGCGGCACCCGCGACGCCCCTTGGGGTGGTGATCCGGACGTGCGGATGAGTCGCCAACAACGCCGCGCCGCCGCCCGCGCTGCACACAAGAACGAGTAGCGACAACGCGATCCGCGCGGCCTCGGGCATGCCCGTTACGAGATGCTCAGCGGCCCCTGATCGTGGCGATGAGACCTTTGATCGCCACGGTGACCCGCTGCCGAATGTGGCCGTGTCCGCCGACGGGCGTGGTGTCGTTCTCCGGGGTGACGCGGGGTGGGGTTGGGGCGTCGAAGAGTTCGTCGCGGGCTGTCTTGGCCCGTCGATCACAGTGGCGTCCGGCGGCGATGTCCGCGTCGCTCATGGCGGGCATCCAGCGCACCTGGCCGCGTCGAATGACGTAGTGGGATCGGCAGTGAAAGTTCCAGTTGCCGATCGAGGGGGACAGGCTGATGGTCTCCCCGTCGAAAGTGATGGCGTAGTCAGTCGGGTCGAGTGCGGACGCGACCTTCGTTGCGCATCCGCAGGCGCAGAGATGCATCACGGTGGCGTACGGCAGCGACACGTAGAGGACACCGGCGTCGAGGTCGGCGGGGATGAAGTCGACGAACTCATGGGTGAAGCGATCCGTGGGTAGCACCGTCACTGGTCCTCGTTGGTGATGTCGTTGCCGTCGCTGGCGTAGAGGCTGAAGTGCTCACCTTCGAGGTCGGCGTAGATGCCGACGTGACGCTTCCACCGGTTGACCGCCAGGGCAGCGTTGAGTGCGTTCATGTCGACGATTTGCACGTTCTGGCCGTAGAGATCGGCGGCGGCGACGGAGGTGGGGAGCCGCTTGCGGTCGTCCCAGAGGTGATCTCGGTGGCCGGGAAGGCTGCTGGTGATGCGGACCTGTCCGCCGATGCCGCGCTCGGCCAGGTACAGGCCCATCCCGACGTCGAGCTGGAAGGCGAGCACCTCACCTGGCTGCGAGATCTTCCGATCACTGCTCTCCAACTCCGCGGTTACCTGCCCACCACCAATGACCGGCGGGAGCTTTACCACGCCGCCTTGGCCTTTTTCGGCGTCGCCAACCTGGCCGCGTGGCGCCGCATATGGAGTCGCCCAGTGGCCTCGTTCAAGCGGGCGAACACATTCACCAGCCACGCCGAGTCGGTGGCGTCGTGGATTCGGATCGGGGAGCTCACCGCCCAGCATCTTCACGCCGAACCCTTCGACAAGGACGGATTCCGCACCGCACTCCATCACGCCCGCACACTCACCAGAACCGACGACTTCCTGCACGAACTGCAAGGCTTATGCGCTGCCCAGGGTGTTCTCGTCGTCTATGTCGCAGAGATCGACAAATGCCGCATCAGCGGAGCCACCTGGTGGTCCAGCCCCACTAGGGCGTGTCTCCTATTTGGCGTGCCCAGGTGATGCAGGCGCTGAGTACGACTGCGGCCCGGTAGACGATGGCGAGTTTGTCGTATCGGGTGGCCAGGCCGCGCCATTGTTTGAGCAGTGCGTATGACCGTTCGACGAGATTGCGCTGCTTGTAGCGAATCTCGTCGAGTGCTGGTGGTCGACCGCCAGCACTACCGCGGCGTTTTCGGTTGGCGATCTCGTCGCGCTTCTGCGGAATGACCGCGGTGATCCTGCGTGCACGTAGAAATCGTCGGGTGACCCCGCTGGAATAGGCCCGGTCGGCGATGACCGCATCGGGGCGCGAACGAGCCCGTCCGCGGTAGCGGGGTACCACGATCTCTTCGAGCACTTGCGACAGCATTGCGCCGTCGTTGCGTTGGCCGCCGGTGACCACCACAGCCAGCGGGCGCCCGCGGCCGTCGACGGCGGTGTGGATCTTGGTGGTCAATCCGCCGCGTGACCGCCCGATGCCATGACCTGCAGGTTCACACTCGTGCAGTGGGCGATTCGTGTAATTCGACCCTGCCCCCTGTGTCCTGATCAGGTCGGGTCATGTTTGTGGCGTGCTGATGAGCCCGGTTGATCGTGGCATCGATCGACACGGTCCAATCCAGCTGGCCGTCAGCATCGGCAGTGGCCAACAGCGCCATCAGCACCCGATCCCAGGTTCCATCACCGGCGTAACGGCGATGCCGCTTCCATACTGTCTGCCACGGCCCGAACTCAGAACGCGGCAAATCACGCCACGGAATCCCCGTGCGGTACCGATAGACGATGCCTTCGATTACACGCCGGTCATCACCAAACGGACGACCGCGACGCCCCTCGTTGGAGGGCAACAGCCCCGAAATCAACTCCCACTGAGTGTCATTGAAAACCCGGTACCGCGATGCCGTCGTCACCCCAACAGCATCGCCTCAACACCCACACCTATTTGGGAGACACGCCCTAGAGCGGTCATCGCTCTCAGCGATCGCTACAAGACCGAGGATCAGTTCTGGTTCTCGTTCTTTCACGAGGCCGGACACGTTCTCTTGCACTCGAAGAAGGAGACCTTCATCGACGACGGCTCCGAGAGCGACGACATCGAAGACGCGGCCAACCGATTCGCGGCCAACACCCTCATCCCCCGCGGGAGCAACACCACCTCGCCGCACTGACCACGACCACCGAGGTGGAGGCCTTCGCCACACGCATCGATGTCAGCGAAGGGATCGTCGTCGGACAGCTCCAACACCGCGGCCTATGGGAATGGCGAAAAGGCAACGGGCTCAAACGCCGCTTCGACTTGACACCCACCTAAGACACGCAGCGAGCTCGCAGTCGAAGAATCCCTGGTAGCGGACGTCAACCGACGACGAGTCGATCATGCGTGCCTCCTACCGGTGGGCGGAGTGCTTACCGGGTGCCACCTCAACCCTGAGGAAGCGGTGGCACCCGGCATGCTCGCCTACGCCGAGATCATTCCGTGCGGGTCGATGATGAACTTGTTGGATGAGCCCTGGTCGAAGATCGCGTAGGCGTCCGGCGCCTCGTCGAGGCTGATGACCTTGTTGTTGAGCATGGGGCTCAGGTAGGGCATGCGGTCCCACAGGATCGCCATCATCAGTTCGCGGTGATAGTGCATGATCGGCGCCTGCCCCGCCGACACGCGCGGCGACTTGATCCACGCCTTGCCGAAGTCGAGCGGGAAAGTGCCTTCTTGCCGGCCTCTGTCGGCGCCAGGGGGTCAGGTCCGTAGACGCCGATGACGCCCGTGGCGCCGCCGGCGCGAGTGGCCTCCAGCACCTGGTTGATGGCAGCCTGCGGCTGAAGGTCCTCCGCCTCCTTACCGATGCCGTGCGCTTCGGAACCGACATAGTCCACGGCACAATCGACTTCACGCTCGCCCAGGATGGCCTCGATCTGGTCGGGCAACGGAACGTCCTTATTCAGATCGATCGTCTCGCACCCGTTGTTCTTCACCAGATCAAGCCTGTCCTGGTAGTAGTCGCCGACGATGATGCAGGACGCACCCAGCAGCCGCGCCGCCGCCGCACCACAGCGGCCGACCGGACCGGCACCGGCGATATACACCGTCGAGCCAGGCTTGGCGCCCGCCTCCATCAGGCCATGAAAGGCCGTGGGCAAAATGTCCGAAAGCAGGGCGAGATCAAGGATCTTCTCCATCGCCTGGTCTTTGTCCGGGAACCGCAACAATTGGAAGTCGGCGTACGGGACGAACAGGTACTCGGCCTGACCACCCTGCCAGTCGCCGAGGTTGAACCCGTACGCGCCGCACGCGACGTCGGCATTCGTGGTCTCGCAGACATCGGTACGGCGCGCCTTACAGTTGCGACACCGCCCGCAGGCAACGTTGAACGGGACCGAGACGAGATCACCCTCGGTGAGGAACTCGACGTCGGGGCCCACTTCGACGACCTCACCGGTCATCTCGTGGCCCATGACCATCCCCTCGGGCACAGGAAAAGAGCCTCGGAAGATGTGCAGGTCGCTGCCGCAGATGTTGGTGGCGACCATTTTCAGGATCGCGCCATGGGGAGCCTTCTTGCCGTTGGGCATGACCAGTTTCGGATACTCCAGCGAATCGACCCGCATGTCCCCCGGATTGTGGAAGACGACTGCGCGATTACCTTCAGCCATGGTTGTGAACCTCCTTGCAGCACAATTGATGTGCTGATGTGACGGTCAGTCGGCCTGGTGGCGAACTGTCCTGTCAGCGTATGCAGGACCATGCATCGTGTCGGTGACCGCGCGCGCCACCGTTATGACAATCCGTGCCAAGGCGTCAGTCGGCGAGTTCAGCGGCAAGATACGCGGCGGTGGCGCTGTCCCGGTATGCCGCGACCTCCCGCGGGGTACCGGCGACGACGATGCGGCCACCGGCGCCCCCTGCGCCGGGTCCCATGTCGATGACGTGATCAGCCTGGGCGACCACCCGCATATCCAGTTCGGCGGCGACCACGGTGTTGCCGGCGTCGACGAGCCGGTGCAGGTGTGCCAGCAGCCGGTCGGTGTCGGCGGGATGCAGTCCGGCGGTGGGCTCGTCGAGCAGGTAGAGCGTGTCACCGCGGTGGGCACGCTGCAGTTCACCGGCGAGCTTGACGCGCTGCGCCTCGCCGCCGGACAGTTCAGTGGCCGGCTGCCCGAGCCGCAGGTAGCTTAGCCCGACATCGCACAGCGCCTCCAGAGCTTGCAGCACGGCGGGTTCGCCGTCAAAAAACTCCCGGGCCGCCGACACACTGAGTTCGAGTACCTCAGCGATGTTCTTGTGCCGCCAGCGGATCGCGAGAGTCGCGGGGTTGTAACGGGTTCCGTGGCAGTCGGGGCACGGGCTATAGACGCTGGGCAGGAACAGCAACTCCACCATCACCCAACCCTCCCCTTCGCAGGTCGGGCATCGTCCGCCGCTGACGTTGAACGAGAACCGTCCGGGTTTGTAGCCGCGCTTCTTGGCCGCGGGGGTGTCAGCGAAGAGCCGGCGAACGTGGTCGAACAGCCCGGTGTAGGTGGCGATGTTGGATCGCGGTGTGCGGCCGATCGGCTTCTGATCGATGCACACCACCCGCCGCACACCGTGGGGGTCGCCGAGCACCTCGCCCGAGGCGGTGACCTGCGTGGCCTCAGTGAGCAGGTCGTCGTCGCGGGCGTCGTCGAACCGCACCGGACGGCCGAGGTGCTCACCGACGATCTCGGGTAGGGCCTGGGCGACGAGGCTCGACTTGCCCGACCCGGACACCCCGGTGACCGCGGTGAGGCAGCGCAACGGCACCGATACCGACAGATCATGCAAATTGTTGCGTTGCACACCAGCGAGTTGCAGCCAGTCACTGCGCTCCCGCGGTGTGCGCGAGGCGACGCGGGTCTCGTCGCCGAACAGATAGCGGCGGGTGACCG includes:
- a CDS encoding IS110 family transposase; its protein translation is MTIFVGDDWAEDHHDIHLMSADGTTLASRRLPEGLAGVGGFHELVATHAEEPTQVVIGIETDRGLWVQALAAAGYQVFSVNPLAVARYRDRHQVSGAKSDAADAKLLADLVRTDRHNHRPIAGDSPDVEAVKVLARAHQNLIWARNRNTNTLRSALREYYPGALEAFDSLSDRDALAILGRAPTPAEAARLSISKIRSALKAAGRQRNLDARALEIQTALRVEQLAAAPAVTAAFGASTRAAVAIIAELNHQIADLEAQLATHFEAHPDADIYLSLPGLGVTLGARVLGEFGDDPNRYTTAKSRKNYAGTSPLTVASGKKRAVLARHVRNRRLYDVIDQWAFCALTNSPGARAFYDQHRAAGDTHHQALRALGNRLVGILHGCLRHHTAYDEHKAWAHRQTTPDAKAA
- a CDS encoding DUF6527 family protein gives rise to the protein MTVLPTDRFTHEFVDFIPADLDAGVLYVSLPYATVMHLCACGCATKVASALDPTDYAITFDGETISLSPSIGNWNFHCRSHYVIRRGQVRWMPAMSDADIAAGRHCDRRAKTARDELFDAPTPPRVTPENDTTPVGGHGHIRQRVTVAIKGLIATIRGR
- a CDS encoding IS5 family transposase (programmed frameshift); this encodes MTTASRYRVFNDTQWELISGLLPSNEGRRGRPFGDDRRVIEGIVYRYRTGIPWRDLPRSEFGPWQTVWKRHRRYAGDGTWDRVLMALLATADADGQLDWTVSIDATINRAHQHATNMTRPDQDTGGRVELHESPPLHECEPAGHGIGRSRGGLTTKIHTAVDGRGRPLAVVVTGGQRNDGAMLSQVLEEIVVPRYRGRARSRPDAVIADRAYSSGVTRRFLRARRITAVIPQKRDEIANRKRRGSAGGRPPALDEIRYKQRNLVERSYALLKQWRGLATRYDKLAIVYRAAVVLSACITWARQIGDTP
- a CDS encoding ImmA/IrrE family metallo-endopeptidase, with translation MALSDRYKTEDQFWFSFFHEAGHVLLHSKKETFIDDGSESDDIEDAANRFAANTLIPRGSNTTSPH